GGTCCAGTACACCGTTTTCCAACACCAGGGGCACCGCGTCACGTACGTAGGGCCAGAACGCTTTCATCTGGCCGCGAGTGATTTTCAGCGTGCCCTCGGAGGCAATCGGCGCGAGGCTGAAATTGCCGGTCCAGTCGAGTTGGCCGCCTTGTGGACTGATCGCCACCAGAGTCATGTCGGCGCTGTCATCGGGCAGGGTGCTGAGGTTTTTCAGCTCGAAATCGAGGGTGTCATACAGGAATTCGATGGGCTCGCTGGGACGCAGGTCCTGAAAGTGAACGTAGCCGCTGGCAAGTTTGATCCGGTCGACTCGCAACGGGAACGGCTTGGCGTCGGGATCTGCCGGGGTCGGCTCGCTGGGCGGCAGCTTGAACAATCCCAGCAGGTTCAGCTGACCGTCCTTGGCGAACATGACTTCGGTCTTGGGCTTGTCCAGCTCGATGTCGGCCAGGTGCAGGGCGCCGGACCACAAACTGTCGAGTTGCAGGTTTGCGTACAGCCGTTCGAAACCGAGCTGCTCCTTGCCGGGCTCGCCGACATTCAGGCCCCAGAGCGTTACTTCAAGGCTGAAGGGATTGAGTTCGATACGCTGGATCTGGGCGGGCACCGTCGCGTGGGCGGCCAATTGCTGGTTGGCGATGCGCAAGGCAATGCCCGGCAGGATCAGGAAGCCCAACAGGCTGTAGAGGGCCAGTGCGGTCAACAGGGCGCCGATAGCGCGAATCAATCCTTTGGGCATGTGTGGCTTCGTCTGGTGTGAATCGGAGTGCCTTGGAGTATGGCATGCGTTTACGGTTCCGAAGCCACTGTGTTTTATCAGATTTGTCCGTTTTTTCGTGGGATTGCCGAGCGCGATCAGAACTGAAGGATCAATGTTTTCAGCGGCGGCTGTTGATCAAGCGACGGAAAATCGTCACCTGGCGCCAGTACGCTCCACTCGCGCACCGGGCGGCCGGCCTTTTGCGCGCAACGCAACACTTGTTCGCGCCAGTCATCCATGGGCACTTTCGCCAGGTTGTTGCAGCAGATCAGCACGCCGTCGTCGGCGGTCGTGAGCAATGCCGGCTTGAGCAGGCTTTGATAGTCGCGCAACAGATCGACCGTGCCGAATGCGCTTTTGGCCCAGGCGGGCGGGTCGAGTAGCACGAGGTCGTATTGGCGTTGTTCCAGGCGCACGTAGCTGGGCAGTTTCTGTCCGCGCCGCTGGCTGATGGGCAGGCCGGCCAACTGGCGGATCGCCGGGAAATAATCCGATTGCACGAACTCCATCGCTGGCAGATCGGGGTTGAGCAGGCCGTTTTCGCGTCCCACCGCCAGGTTGCCCTCGGCAAAATCCAGATTGCATACTTCGCGCGCCCCACCTGCCGCCGCGCTGAGGCCCACGCCGCAGGTGTAGGCGAACAGGTTCAGCACACTTTTGTTCCGGCTATGGTCCTTGACCCAGCCACGGGCGTTGCGCAGGTCGAGGAACAGCAACGGATCCTGCCCGGCATGCCGCCCGCGGATGCGGTAATTGAGGCCCCATTCATGCCCGACCAAGTCTTGCAGCGCGGCCTCGTCAGCCTGATAGACGTTGTCCTGGCGATCGACGCGCGAGTTGCCCCGGGCGCGGTCGTTATAGACAAGCAGGGTGTCCAGGCCCAGCCGTTCGTTGACGATGGCGTGCAACTGCAGCAATTCCTCCCGCGCCAGCGATTGGTGAAAACTCTGCACCAGCAGCTGCGGGCCGTAGCGGTCCACGGTCAAGCCGGGCGCGCCTTCCTGGCTGCCGTGGAACAGGCGATAGCAGTCGGTGCCTTGCTGGTGCAGTTGGCCAAGAAGCGGCTGGCGCTGGTCGAGGGCGGCGCGCAGCGCCAGATTCAAGGAAGACATGCCGTGCGCGCCTTAAGGAAATGAGGCGCGGGAGTTTAGCAGTTATGCATACTCGGGTATTGCCTGAAGGTTTGAGTCAGGCAGCGCTTTTGTGGCGAGGGAGCTTGCTCCCGCTGGGGTGCGAAGCGCCCCCCCTGTTTTCCAAGGGCGACCGCGATTTTGCGTCTGCTGCGCAGCCGAGCGGGAGCAAGCTCCCTCGCCACGGGAGGTTTATGTTGTCTCAGCGGTTCAGTCGCGTGTCGATCAACCCCTCCACCACGCTCGGATCGGCCAGGGTCGAAGTGTCGCCGAGGCTGTCGAGTTCATTGCAGGCGATCTTGCGCAAAATCCGTCGCATGATCTTGCCCGAACGGGTCTTGGGCAGGGCTGGCGCCCATTGGATCAGTTCCGGCTTGGCGAAACTGCCGATTTCCTTGCTGACATGGGCGAGCAGTTCCTTTTTCAACTCGTCGTTGGCTTCCACCCCATCCATTGGCGTGACAAAGGCATAGATGCCTTGACCCTTGAGATCATGGGGATAACCGACCACCGCCGCCTCGGCAATGTTGTCGTGCAGCACCAGGGCGCTTTCGATTTCGGCGGTGCCGATGCGATGTCCGGAAACGTTGATCACGTCGTCGATGCGTCCGGTGATCCAGTAATCGCCATCTTCGTCGCGACGGGCGCCGTCGCCGGTGAAGTAGTAGCCGGGGTAGGGCTTGAAGTACGTATCGACCATGCGTTGATGGTCGCCATAGACGCTGCGAATCTGCGCTGGCCAGCTGGATTTGATCGCCAGCACGCCGCTGCCGGCGCCATTGATTTCCTTGCCCGTTTCATCCAGCAGCACAGGCTGCACGCCGAACATCGGGCGGGTGGCGCAGCCTGGCTTGAGCCGTGGGGCACTGACCAGGGGGCTGAGCATGATGCCGCCGGTTTCGGTCTGCCACCAGGTATCGACAATCGGGCAGCGCTGCTCGCCTACGACGTTGAAATACCATTCCCACGCCTCCGGGTTGATCGGCTCACCGACGCTGCCAAGCAATCGCAGGCTTTTGCGGGACGTGTCCTGCAACGGCCCGGCGCCTTCGCGCATCAGCGCGCGCAGGGCGGTCGGAGCGGTGTAGAAGATATTGACCTGATGCTTGTCGATGACCTGCCAGAAGCGCGAACTGCTCGGGTAGCTCGGTACGCCCTCGAAAATCAGCGTGGTGGCACCGTTGGCCAGCGGGCCGTAGACGATGTAGCTGTGGCCGGTGACCCAGCCGACGTCGGCGGTGCACCAGAACACTTCGTTGTCGCGATAGTCGAGTACGTACTTGAAGGTCATTGCCGCTTGCAGTAGATAACCGCCAGTGGTGTGCAGCACGCCCTTGGGCTTGCCGGTGCTGCCGGAGGTATAGAGGATGAACAGCGGATCCTCCGCGTCCATTGGCTCAGGCGGGCAATCGTCGCTCATCTCGTGCATCGCCTGGTGATACCAGAGGTCACGGCCTTCGACCCAGTTCACCTCACCTTGGGTGCGCTCGACCACCAGCACGGTGCTGACGTTCGGGCA
This is a stretch of genomic DNA from Pseudomonas marvdashtae. It encodes these proteins:
- a CDS encoding class I SAM-dependent rRNA methyltransferase, with the translated sequence MSSLNLALRAALDQRQPLLGQLHQQGTDCYRLFHGSQEGAPGLTVDRYGPQLLVQSFHQSLAREELLQLHAIVNERLGLDTLLVYNDRARGNSRVDRQDNVYQADEAALQDLVGHEWGLNYRIRGRHAGQDPLLFLDLRNARGWVKDHSRNKSVLNLFAYTCGVGLSAAAGGAREVCNLDFAEGNLAVGRENGLLNPDLPAMEFVQSDYFPAIRQLAGLPISQRRGQKLPSYVRLEQRQYDLVLLDPPAWAKSAFGTVDLLRDYQSLLKPALLTTADDGVLICCNNLAKVPMDDWREQVLRCAQKAGRPVREWSVLAPGDDFPSLDQQPPLKTLILQF
- the acs gene encoding acetate--CoA ligase, which translates into the protein MFDISQYPHADAVRRAAQLSQDEYKRLYKESIEHPSTFWAEQATRFLDWMTPWQTVQRYDLKSGEANWFAGGKLNVSANCIDRHMDTRGDQTAIIWEGDDPAESAEITYKKLHHHVCRLANVLKSRGVKKGDRVCIYMPMIPEAAYAMLACTRIGAVHSVVFGGFSPDSLRDRILDADCRTVITADEGVRGGRFIPLKRNVDKALESCPNVSTVLVVERTQGEVNWVEGRDLWYHQAMHEMSDDCPPEPMDAEDPLFILYTSGSTGKPKGVLHTTGGYLLQAAMTFKYVLDYRDNEVFWCTADVGWVTGHSYIVYGPLANGATTLIFEGVPSYPSSSRFWQVIDKHQVNIFYTAPTALRALMREGAGPLQDTSRKSLRLLGSVGEPINPEAWEWYFNVVGEQRCPIVDTWWQTETGGIMLSPLVSAPRLKPGCATRPMFGVQPVLLDETGKEINGAGSGVLAIKSSWPAQIRSVYGDHQRMVDTYFKPYPGYYFTGDGARRDEDGDYWITGRIDDVINVSGHRIGTAEIESALVLHDNIAEAAVVGYPHDLKGQGIYAFVTPMDGVEANDELKKELLAHVSKEIGSFAKPELIQWAPALPKTRSGKIMRRILRKIACNELDSLGDTSTLADPSVVEGLIDTRLNR